In one Corallococcus sp. EGB genomic region, the following are encoded:
- a CDS encoding isopenicillin N synthase family oxygenase, translating to MDTVPLIDVRALVDPMSSLRARRDVAARMGSACRNTGFFYVVGHGVDVGLQSRLEALARDFFARPEEEKLRVRMGFGGKAWRGFFPVGGELTSGRPDRKEGLYFGTELPPDDPRVRAGTPLHGPNLFPREPEGLGCAVLEYMAALTSLGHALMSGIALSLDLEADFFATRYMADPTVLFRIFNYPPGPEVDAQGLPVWGVGEHTDYGVLTILKQDDAGGLQVKTRQDGHTRWVDAPPVENAFVCNIGDMLDRMTRGVYRSTPHRVLNRAGRDRLSLPFFFDPDWTAEVRAIDSPTLKDAGSDDHAERWDRQSVHSFQGTYGDYLLGKVGKVFPDLRSEVL from the coding sequence ATGGACACCGTGCCCCTCATTGACGTCCGAGCCCTCGTCGACCCCATGTCGAGCCTCCGGGCCCGACGGGACGTCGCCGCCCGCATGGGCTCGGCCTGCAGGAACACCGGCTTCTTCTATGTCGTGGGCCACGGCGTGGACGTGGGGCTCCAGTCGCGGCTGGAGGCGCTGGCTCGGGACTTCTTCGCCCGGCCGGAGGAGGAGAAGCTGCGCGTGCGCATGGGGTTCGGGGGGAAGGCATGGCGAGGCTTCTTCCCCGTGGGCGGGGAGCTCACGTCGGGCCGGCCGGACCGCAAGGAGGGGCTGTACTTCGGAACGGAGCTGCCTCCGGATGATCCTCGTGTGCGCGCCGGCACACCGCTGCATGGTCCGAACCTGTTCCCCCGGGAGCCGGAAGGGCTGGGCTGTGCGGTGCTCGAGTACATGGCGGCCCTGACGTCACTGGGACACGCGCTGATGTCCGGCATCGCGCTCAGCCTGGACCTGGAGGCGGACTTCTTCGCCACTCGTTACATGGCGGACCCCACGGTGCTGTTCCGCATCTTCAACTACCCGCCGGGCCCGGAGGTGGACGCCCAAGGGCTGCCGGTCTGGGGCGTGGGCGAGCACACAGACTACGGCGTGCTCACCATCCTCAAGCAGGACGACGCGGGCGGGCTCCAGGTGAAGACGCGCCAGGACGGACACACGCGGTGGGTGGACGCTCCTCCGGTGGAGAACGCGTTCGTGTGCAACATCGGCGACATGCTCGACCGGATGACGCGCGGCGTGTACCGCTCCACGCCGCACCGGGTACTCAACCGCGCGGGCCGCGACCGGCTGTCCCTGCCGTTCTTCTTCGATCCGGACTGGACGGCGGAGGTGCGGGCCATCGACTCACCGACGCTGAAGGACGCGGGCTCGGACGACCACGCCGAGCGGTGGGACCGCCAGAGCGTCCACTCCTTCCAGGGCACCTACGGGGACTACCTGCTTGGAAAGGTGGGGAAGGTGTTCCCCGACCTGCGCTCGGAGGTGCTGTAG
- a CDS encoding hydroxymethylglutaryl-CoA synthase family protein, giving the protein MKKRVGIEALAVAVPRRYVDIEDLARARGVDPAKFTAGLGAKEMAVNDPGEDSVSLAATAAARLIQQQGVDTSRLGMLVVGTETGVDHSKPIASHVHGLLKLPRSMRTFDSQHACYGGTAGLMAAVEWIASGAAAGRSALVVCTDIARYGLKTAGEPTQGGGAVALLVSETPDLLAIDVGLNGVSTADVYDFWRPVGRREALVDGHYSITCYLDAMAGAYRGWRERAMEQGLVRWDSKLPSEQLARILYHVPFCKMARKAHAQVRLCDLEDSGNGPATPEARDEAAKSQASYDAQVARSLGLNARVGNVYTASLYLALAGQLHAEGAALAGQRIGLLSYGSGSCAEFYSGVVGEKAAERMARADLDAVLAKRERVSVEEYERLMNLPYDAPEAIAPEPGTFRLAEIHEFRRKYAGA; this is encoded by the coding sequence ATGAAGAAGCGGGTTGGAATCGAAGCGCTGGCGGTGGCGGTCCCCCGGCGGTACGTGGACATCGAGGACCTGGCGCGGGCGCGCGGCGTGGACCCGGCGAAGTTCACCGCGGGCCTGGGCGCGAAGGAGATGGCGGTCAACGACCCGGGCGAGGACTCCGTGTCGCTGGCGGCGACAGCGGCCGCGCGGCTCATCCAGCAGCAGGGCGTGGACACGTCCAGGCTGGGCATGCTGGTGGTGGGCACGGAGACGGGCGTGGACCACTCGAAGCCCATCGCGTCGCACGTGCACGGCCTGTTGAAGCTGCCGCGCTCCATGCGCACGTTCGACTCGCAGCACGCGTGCTACGGCGGCACGGCGGGGCTGATGGCGGCGGTGGAGTGGATCGCCTCCGGCGCGGCGGCGGGCCGCTCCGCGCTGGTGGTGTGCACGGACATCGCGCGCTACGGCCTGAAGACGGCGGGCGAGCCCACGCAGGGCGGCGGCGCGGTGGCGCTGCTGGTGTCGGAGACGCCGGACCTGCTGGCCATCGACGTGGGGCTCAACGGCGTAAGCACCGCGGACGTGTATGACTTCTGGCGGCCGGTGGGCCGGCGCGAGGCGCTGGTGGACGGGCACTACTCCATCACCTGCTACCTGGACGCCATGGCGGGCGCGTACCGGGGCTGGCGCGAGCGCGCCATGGAGCAGGGGCTGGTGCGTTGGGATTCGAAGCTGCCCAGCGAGCAGCTGGCGCGCATCCTGTACCACGTGCCCTTCTGCAAGATGGCGCGCAAGGCGCACGCGCAGGTGCGGCTGTGCGACCTGGAGGACTCGGGCAACGGGCCGGCCACGCCCGAGGCGCGCGACGAAGCGGCGAAGTCGCAGGCCAGCTACGACGCGCAGGTGGCGAGGTCGCTGGGGCTGAACGCGCGGGTGGGCAACGTCTACACGGCGTCGCTGTACCTGGCGCTCGCGGGCCAGCTGCACGCGGAGGGCGCGGCGCTGGCGGGTCAGCGCATCGGCCTGTTGTCCTACGGCAGCGGTTCCTGCGCGGAGTTCTACTCCGGCGTCGTGGGTGAGAAGGCCGCGGAGCGCATGGCCCGCGCGGACCTGGACGCGGTGCTGGCGAAGCGCGAGCGCGTGTCGGTGGAGGAGTACGAGCGGCTGATGAACCTGCCCTACGACGCGCCGGAGGCGATTGCTCCGGAGCCGGGCACGTTCCGGCTGGCGGAGATCCACGAATTCCGTCGCAAGTACGCGGGCGCGTAA